One window of the Perca fluviatilis chromosome 5, GENO_Pfluv_1.0, whole genome shotgun sequence genome contains the following:
- the mecp2 gene encoding methyl-CpG-binding protein 2 — translation MAAVESGEERLEEGEEGAVDPQPPPRERDRSHSKTKKARRRHGDRGVEPTAAVLQPQAGAEPPTQASELAVAGPSEPGSESAAGSESAGSPRQRRSVIRDRGPLYDDPSLPEGWTRKLKQRKSGRSAGKFDVYLINSEGKAFRSKVELIAYFQKVGDTTTDPNDFDFTVTGRGSPSRREKRPPKKTKVVKPSGRGRGRPKGSGKMRQATEGVAMKRVVEKTPGKLLVKMPFGKAESSTGATSTAAKVASPVLVPKSRPGRKRKSEQELPAPPQTTPKKRGRKPASVSAASSPVATAPTSTPSTSGGSAAAASYAAAAILAAEAKRRAAKESSAKLVVQETALPIKKRKTRETVEEREIVPAPAATTTTETERRVTVETEEATGKGEEARTSEPQPAPSEKSQSQTQKQPTASAESQPRGHKAHKGRKHKEKSGIAAGDGRSRGQDVGEDVGDKGGEGGRSSSSSSSSISPSKSHKRKERPPHKHHHHHHHHRHHRHQHSSASPMDLPPPPPPPPPPPPPPPAPPSQSRPDVKPQTVPQLTAQQPQHAQQAPPKPQSQSASDPRHHSLQQRPQTQTQTHPRSQQHPQSPTQPQAKPRYPASQPSPTRHVLPQPRSQPPQQPQTHSHAQASQQKPQSQPVHSLTAHQTQLQAQHAPPQSPSSILHVHPPQARHPHPQTQPPAVLQPQTQPRYPSQHQAPQLKQQSQPQPRPHLQLQPQPRTAAQTPPQSQYRIPAQTPTQPQSRSPAQTQPQPQSRNAAQTPTQSQPRNSAQTPTQPLLSRATVQPHLQPQPQTRHPSQQHQLQTQYRPQPRQSVSVSQPRPPQSQAQPRPHFQRVQSQPRPPQPQLPQLSRPHVNVQHLSSHRSSPSLTARTNPAGSAQPNQSEQPQDLSTTRPRSRDVGGGSSVGVEGVRAAEGRAEPAQSREVLSGERGSNSNSRPPPGAVASESGVGGLVPGPRLRAEPDAAGEGRELRDIVPQSAVPCPSREETVESRTAVSERVS, via the exons GCGTCGGAGCTGGCGGTGGCGGGCCCCTCGGAGCCGGGCTCGGAGTCGGCCGCGGGCAGCGAGTCGGCAGGTTCTCCCAGGCAGCGGCGCTCCGTCATCCGGGACCGCGGCCCGCTGTACGATGACCCGTCGCTACCCGAGGGCTGGACCCGCAAACTCAAACAGAGGAAGTCCGGACGCTCGGCGGGGAAGTTTGACGTCTATTTGATCAA CTCGGAGGGAAAGGCGTTCCGATCCAAGGTGGAGCTCATCGCCTACTTTCAGAAGGTCGGAGACACGACCACTGACCCCAACGACTTTGATTTCACGGTCACCGGACGCGGAAGCCCCTCCCGCCGCGAGAAGCGCCCCCCCAAGAAAACCAAGGTGGTGAAACCCTCGGGGCGAGGCCGGGGGCGGCCCAAAG gcagtGGGAAGATGCGGCAGGCTACAGAGGGCGTGGCCATGAAACGTGTGGTTGAGAAAACTCCGGGCAAACTGCTGGTCAAGATGCCCTTTGGCAAGGCAGAGTCCTCCACCGGCGCAACCTCCACTGCCGCAAAG GTGGCGTCTCCTGTCCTGGTGCCCAAGTCCCGTCCCGGGAGAAAGAGGAAATCGGAACAGGAGCTTCCGGCCCCGCCTCAGACCACCCCCAAGAAACGGGGCAGGAAACCAGCCTCGGTCTCTGCGGCGTCATCACCGGTCGCCACGGCACCCACCTCCACGCCGTCGACCTCCGGCGGCTCGGCGGCGGCGGCGAGCTACGCCGCGGCGGCCATCTTAGCCGCCGAAGCCAAGCGGAGAGCGGCCAAGGAGTCGTCCGCCAAACTCGTTGTCCAGGAAACAGCCCTGCCGATCAAAAAACGCAAAACGAGAGAGACGGTGGAGGAGAGGGAGATCGTTCCCGCGCCGGCCGCTACCACGACAACCGAGACCGAGAGACGGGTAACCGTAGAGACGGAGGAGGCAACGGGCAAAGGGGAGGAAGCTCGGACCTCAGAGCCTCAGCCCGCGCCGTCTGAGAAGAGCCAGTCGCAAACGCAGAAGCAGCCGACAGCTTCCGCCGAAAGCCAACCGCGCGGACACAAGGCGCACAAAGGCAGGAAGCACAAGGAGAAATCGGGAATAGCGGCCGGAGACGGAAGAAGCCGAGGTCAGGACGTAGGGGAGGATGTGGGAGacaagggaggagagggggggagaagtagcagcagcagcagcagtagcatcAGCCCGTCAAAAAGCCACAAAAGGAAGGAGCGGCCGCCTCACaaacaccatcatcatcatcaccaccaccggCATCATCGCCACCAACATTCCTCTGCCTCACCGATGgacctgcctcctcctccccctcctcctcctcctcctcctcctcctcctcctgcaccCCCCAGCCAGTCCAGACCAGACGTCAAGCCCCAGACTGTGCCTCAGCTCACCGCCCAACAACCACAGCACGCCCAGCAAGCTCCTCCCAAACCGCAGTCGCAGTCCGCCTCTGATCCTCGGCATCATTCCCTTCAACAACGCCCCCAGACCCAGACCCAGACCCATCCCCGTTCCCAGCAGCACCCCCAGTCTCCCACCCAGCCCCAAGCCAAGCCTCGGTACCCAGCGTCCCAGCCCTCTCCTACCAGGCACGTCTTGCCCCAGCCGCGGTCCCAACCACCCCAACAACCCCAAACCCACAGTCACGCCCAGGCCTCCCAGCAAAAACCCCAATCgcagcctgttcactccctaacCGCGCACCAAACCCAGCTTCAGGCTCAGCACGCTCCACCTCAGTCCCCATCGTCCATCCTGCACGTTCATCCGCCCCAAGCGAGGCACCCGCACCCGCAAACCCAGCCTCCCGCTGTGCTCCAACCTCAGACGCAGCCCAGGTACCCGTCTCAACACCAAGCCCCCCAGCTCAAACAACAGTCTCAACCCCAGCCGCGGCCTCACCTCCAGCTCCAACCGCAGCCCAGGACCGCAGCCCAAACTCCGCCTCAATCCCAATACAGAATCCCAGCGCAAACTCCGACTCAGCCGCAGTCCAGATCCCCCGCCCAAACGCAGCCTCAACCCCAATCCAGGAACGCAGCGCAAACTCCGACTCAATCGCAGCCCAGGAACTCGGCGCAAACTCCGACTCAGCCGCTGCTCTCCAGAGCCACGGTCCAACCGCACCTGCAGCCCCAGCCGCAGACGAGACACCCATCTCAGCAACACCAACTCCAGACTCAATACAGACCGCAACCCAGACAGTCCGTCTCCGTCTCTCAGCCGAGGCCGCCGCAGTCCCAAGCACAACCGCGCCCACACTTTCAGCGGGTCCAATCGCAGCCCAGACCCCCCCAGCCCCAGCTCCCTCAGCTCAGCAGGCCCCACGTCAACGTGCAGCACCTCTCGTCGCACCGATCGTCTCCCAGCCTGACCGCCAGGACCAACCCGGCCGGCAGCGCGCAGCCCAACCAGAGCGAACAGCCCCAAGATCTGAGCACCACGCGGCCGAGAAGCCGAGACGTCGGCGGCGGCAGTAGCGTTGGCGTCGAAGGCGTCCGGGCGGCAGAAGGGAGAGCGGAGCCGGCCCAAAGCAGAGAGGTTTTAAGCGGAGAAAGGGGGTCGAACAGCAACTCGAGGCCTCCTCCCGGCGCCGTGGCTTCCGAGTCGGGAGTCGGGGGGCTCGTTCCCGGGCCGAGGCTCCGGGCAGAACCGGACGCAGCGGGAGAAGGCCGGGAGCTCAGAGACATCGTACCGCAGTCTGCCGTCCCCTGTCCCAGCCGCGAGGAAACCGTAGAGTCACGGACTGCCGTCAGCGAAAGAGTCAGCTGA